A window of the Nitrosococcus wardiae genome harbors these coding sequences:
- a CDS encoding metallophosphoesterase family protein, translating into MKLIHLSDLHFGAETPEIVQQLKYAITGILPDIIIVSGDLTQTGSTQEFEAAKNFLDGFPAATFCVPGNHDIPRYDLWERFIDPYKKYKRHIDENLCPVHERNDVIIAGLNSARPILPHWNWANGAISSAQLKDLKNVYNQSLAKRRVCVFHHPIHEALNTPVDTVVFGAKKALRALHKLKVDLVLTGHAHHASVTALGDVYHKTTYLSASTALSSRLREQENRFNWVEIDQDKLVIQIYTYNGDAFTTSKEALLEQTRLI; encoded by the coding sequence ATGAAGCTTATTCATCTGTCGGATCTGCATTTTGGCGCGGAAACACCGGAGATCGTACAGCAGCTCAAATATGCAATCACGGGCATCCTCCCGGATATTATCATCGTTAGCGGCGATCTCACCCAAACCGGATCGACCCAAGAGTTCGAAGCTGCAAAAAATTTTTTAGATGGTTTTCCTGCAGCCACCTTTTGTGTGCCTGGGAATCATGATATTCCCAGATATGATCTATGGGAGCGTTTTATTGACCCTTATAAAAAATATAAACGCCACATTGATGAAAACTTGTGTCCCGTTCATGAAAGGAATGATGTCATTATCGCCGGTCTTAATTCAGCGCGGCCTATCTTACCCCACTGGAATTGGGCCAATGGCGCTATATCAAGTGCTCAGCTTAAAGATTTGAAGAATGTCTATAACCAAAGCTTGGCAAAAAGACGGGTATGTGTTTTTCACCATCCGATTCATGAAGCACTCAATACACCTGTGGATACGGTTGTTTTTGGTGCAAAGAAAGCACTGCGCGCCTTACATAAACTCAAAGTGGATTTGGTTTTGACAGGCCACGCCCACCATGCATCCGTTACCGCGCTGGGGGATGTATATCATAAAACCACTTATCTAAGTGCCTCTACCGCCCTATCTTCCCGGTTGAGAGAACAGGAGAATCGCTTTAACTGGGTAGAAATTGATCAAGATAAACTTGTAATACAGATTTACACCTATAATGGCGATGCCTTTACTACAAGCAAAGAAGCATTGCTAGAACAAACCAGGCTTATCTAA
- the fadJ gene encoding fatty acid oxidation complex subunit alpha FadJ, with the protein MRDVGNTQSLWVERREDNAAIIWFDVPDAPVNTLQAGFEQDFNHVLEQLVADKDLEAVVLASAKKDFIAGADIKMLTQLPDSEAARQLSHAAQGVMKRVESFPLPIVAAIHGVCLGGGLEVALACQARVASNSDRTQFGQPEVKLGVIPGVGGTQRLPRLVGLESALDMILTGKTVSVSKARAMGLVDEVVPQPVLLEAALARARELSWKELREKKEGEARSSRGLSQVLGSILNLRKLRTLLLEENPAGRSVLFNQAKKKVLSHTHGNLPAPLQALEVIRTGIEEGLEAGFKAEVEAFGELAVSTKARNLMALFLARTALKKDAGTEAEVSSREVHKVGVLGAGLMGSGVTYVTAAEAGLPVRLKDVNHEVLRRGLRSVWNSVTEQVQKRRMTLGERDRVLALVRPTTEYTGFKQADVVIEAVSENLEVKHQVLREVEAYGSPEMIFASNTSTIPIHKIAEASQHPEAVIGMHYFSPVPKVPLLEVIVTDKSAPEVIATCVALGKRQNKTVIVVRDGTGFYTTRILGPYINEAIHLLAEGVSIEEIDKALVNFGFPVGPFKLVDEVGIDVVQKIAQILHGAFGGRMKPTLILEKLVEADRLGKKNGRGFYRYQKVDGTFKGKGKQIDKSVYPLLDVKPQKKLEANNIAMRCLLPMINEAVYCYSDGILRSARDGDVGAVFGLGFPPFLGGPFRFIDNQGISEIVEQLAHYQDQLGERFTPAPLLVELAQQRIGFHDEKTPAPGGTL; encoded by the coding sequence ATGAGGGATGTAGGGAACACTCAATCACTATGGGTTGAAAGACGAGAGGATAACGCTGCCATCATTTGGTTTGATGTTCCTGATGCCCCCGTCAATACTCTCCAAGCAGGTTTTGAGCAGGACTTTAATCATGTGCTTGAGCAACTGGTGGCAGATAAGGATTTGGAGGCGGTGGTACTGGCCTCAGCCAAAAAGGATTTTATCGCTGGTGCCGACATCAAGATGTTAACTCAATTGCCGGATTCTGAGGCCGCAAGGCAGCTCTCCCATGCAGCGCAAGGGGTGATGAAACGGGTGGAATCTTTTCCTCTTCCCATTGTGGCGGCAATCCACGGAGTTTGTTTAGGTGGAGGGCTAGAGGTGGCTTTGGCCTGTCAGGCACGGGTCGCCTCCAACAGCGATCGAACGCAATTTGGCCAGCCTGAAGTCAAATTGGGAGTCATTCCCGGGGTGGGAGGGACTCAGCGTTTACCTCGCCTGGTGGGTCTTGAATCGGCACTGGATATGATATTGACGGGCAAGACGGTTTCCGTCTCTAAGGCCCGGGCTATGGGATTGGTTGATGAAGTGGTTCCCCAGCCAGTCCTGTTAGAAGCGGCTCTGGCCCGTGCCCGTGAACTTTCCTGGAAAGAGTTGAGAGAGAAAAAGGAGGGGGAAGCTCGCTCTTCCCGTGGGCTTAGTCAGGTTCTTGGCAGCATTTTGAACCTGCGGAAACTTAGAACGCTGCTCTTAGAGGAGAATCCAGCGGGCCGGTCTGTTTTATTTAACCAGGCAAAGAAAAAGGTCCTGTCCCATACCCATGGCAATTTGCCAGCTCCCCTTCAGGCGCTGGAGGTGATCAGAACCGGCATTGAGGAGGGCTTGGAAGCGGGTTTTAAGGCGGAAGTGGAAGCCTTCGGTGAATTGGCCGTGAGCACCAAAGCCCGTAATCTCATGGCCCTGTTTTTAGCAAGGACCGCGCTGAAAAAAGACGCAGGAACAGAAGCGGAGGTAAGCTCTCGGGAAGTGCATAAGGTCGGCGTTTTGGGGGCGGGGCTGATGGGCAGTGGGGTAACCTATGTGACCGCCGCTGAGGCAGGTTTGCCCGTGCGCTTGAAAGATGTCAATCACGAAGTTTTACGGCGAGGGCTTCGCTCGGTATGGAATTCCGTGACTGAGCAAGTCCAAAAACGGCGTATGACGTTAGGGGAGCGTGACCGTGTTCTAGCTTTGGTCCGTCCTACGACCGAGTACACAGGGTTTAAACAAGCCGATGTGGTCATTGAGGCCGTCAGTGAAAACCTTGAAGTAAAACATCAGGTACTACGCGAAGTGGAAGCCTACGGTAGTCCTGAAATGATCTTTGCATCCAATACTTCCACCATTCCCATCCATAAAATTGCTGAAGCGAGTCAGCATCCCGAGGCTGTGATTGGGATGCATTATTTCTCGCCTGTGCCTAAAGTGCCTCTCCTTGAGGTTATTGTGACCGACAAGAGCGCACCGGAGGTTATCGCCACCTGTGTTGCACTGGGCAAACGCCAAAACAAAACGGTAATTGTGGTTCGTGATGGAACAGGCTTTTATACCACACGGATATTAGGCCCCTATATCAATGAAGCTATTCATCTTTTAGCCGAGGGGGTTTCCATTGAGGAGATTGATAAGGCATTGGTTAATTTTGGTTTTCCTGTGGGGCCCTTCAAGCTAGTGGATGAAGTGGGTATTGATGTGGTTCAAAAGATCGCTCAGATCTTGCATGGCGCTTTCGGTGGGCGGATGAAACCCACACTGATACTTGAAAAATTAGTGGAAGCTGATCGGCTTGGCAAGAAGAATGGTCGGGGTTTTTATCGTTATCAAAAAGTGGATGGAACTTTTAAAGGCAAAGGGAAACAAATAGATAAATCCGTATATCCCTTATTGGATGTTAAACCTCAAAAAAAGCTTGAGGCTAATAATATCGCGATGCGCTGCCTTTTGCCGATGATCAATGAGGCGGTGTATTGTTACAGCGATGGCATTCTGCGGTCGGCCCGTGACGGCGATGTGGGCGCTGTTTTCGGGCTTGGTTTCCCACCCTTTTTAGGAGGGCCATTTCGCTTTATTGATAACCAAGGTATAAGTGAGATTGTCGAACAGCTCGCTCACTACCAAGATCAATTGGGTGAGCGTTTTACTCCTGCGCCCCTCCTTGTTGAGCTTGCTCAACAACGGATTGGCTTTCACGATGAGAAGACGCCTGCACCGGGGGGAACCCTCTGA
- the fadI gene encoding acetyl-CoA C-acyltransferase FadI, translating to MNSNRQAVIVAGVRTPFAKRQTAFKYFTPLDLGKLVCAELLERADLEPKTVDQVVFGQVIPSLQAPNVAREIVLGLGMPPGIPAYTVSKACITSYQTTVNVLEAIQEGAIECGIAGGTESASDVPMMASKPLQDALHDAASAKTLVQRLAPFRNLSPSDLLPRPPAIAEPSTGETMGEAGERMAKENGISREAQDEFAHRSHQRAAHAWREGKFSDEVMAVHIPPDFTETLVEDNLLRPESDLATYAKLKPVFDKKYGTVTAGNSSPLTDGASALLLMNEAKAKALGMPILGKVRSYAFAALDPFDQLLLGPAYATPIALERAGMTLADMDLIDMHEAFAATVLSTIQAFESATFAREKLNRSEPIGKVDWDKLNVNGGSIAMGHPFAATGAREIAQTLGELKRRGGGVALCTACAAGGMGAAMVLEVTS from the coding sequence ATGAATAGTAATAGGCAAGCGGTGATTGTAGCGGGGGTACGCACGCCGTTTGCTAAACGGCAAACCGCATTTAAATATTTTACTCCTTTAGATCTGGGAAAGTTGGTCTGTGCGGAACTTTTAGAGCGCGCTGATTTGGAGCCTAAAACGGTGGATCAGGTGGTCTTTGGGCAAGTGATTCCTTCCCTTCAGGCCCCTAATGTCGCCCGGGAGATTGTATTAGGCCTTGGAATGCCTCCAGGGATTCCCGCTTACACGGTTTCCAAGGCTTGCATCACGAGCTATCAAACCACGGTGAACGTGTTAGAGGCCATCCAGGAGGGGGCCATTGAGTGTGGAATTGCCGGTGGGACAGAGAGCGCCAGCGATGTACCTATGATGGCTTCTAAGCCCCTCCAGGATGCCTTACATGATGCCGCTAGCGCCAAAACCCTGGTCCAGCGTCTCGCTCCTTTCAGGAATCTTTCTCCAAGTGATCTGCTTCCTCGCCCGCCGGCGATTGCAGAACCCTCAACGGGGGAAACCATGGGGGAAGCGGGTGAGCGGATGGCAAAGGAAAATGGTATTTCCCGAGAAGCTCAGGATGAGTTTGCCCACCGCAGCCATCAACGAGCAGCCCATGCCTGGCGAGAAGGAAAATTTTCCGATGAAGTCATGGCCGTGCATATCCCTCCTGATTTTACCGAGACCTTGGTGGAGGACAACTTGCTTCGACCCGAGTCTGATCTGGCCACCTATGCCAAGTTGAAGCCTGTTTTTGACAAGAAATACGGTACTGTGACGGCGGGAAATAGTTCTCCCTTAACTGATGGGGCCAGTGCCCTGCTGTTAATGAATGAAGCTAAGGCCAAGGCATTGGGAATGCCTATTCTGGGGAAAGTACGAAGTTATGCCTTCGCGGCCCTGGACCCTTTTGATCAACTGCTGTTGGGGCCTGCCTATGCAACACCCATTGCCTTAGAACGGGCGGGGATGACCTTAGCGGATATGGATTTGATCGATATGCATGAGGCCTTTGCCGCCACAGTGCTTTCCACGATTCAAGCCTTCGAATCGGCTACTTTCGCGCGGGAAAAATTAAACCGCAGTGAGCCTATTGGAAAAGTCGATTGGGATAAACTCAATGTCAATGGAGGGTCGATTGCCATGGGCCATCCCTTTGCTGCCACGGGTGCCCGGGAAATCGCCCAAACTCTAGGGGAGTTAAAGCGCCGGGGGGGTGGGGTGGCCCTATGTACCGCCTGCGCCGCAGGAGGAATGGGGGCTGCCATGGTGTTGGAGGTGACTTCATGA
- a CDS encoding acyl-CoA dehydrogenase, whose protein sequence is MATFLSSLRRNLISRPVLNRIRRVLPPLSKTEQQALHAGTVSWEAELFSGRPDWKYLHDLPPSQLTEEEQAFIDDPTEELCRLLDDWEINHERKDLPPEVWQFIKDNGFWGMIIPKAYGGLEFSALAHSSVIVKLASRSVTAAVTVMVPNSLGPSELLLLYGTEEQKSHYLPRLARGEELPCFAMTGPTAGSDAASMPDSGIICYGDYQGKRTLGMRVSWNKRYITLGPVATVLGLAFHLYDPEHLLGEKEDIGITLALVPTGTPGVQIGRRHYPSYQAFQNGPTTGQDVFMPLEWIIGGQERVGQGWQMLMECLGVGRSVSLPSLSTGAAKLCARTTGDYARVRKQFHLPIGKFEGVEEVLTRIAANAYLLDSLRTTTTAVVDQGNKPSILSAIAKYHSTTRMRESINDAMDVHGGKAICEGPNNYLANSYHAIPVSITVEGANILTRSMIIFGQGAIRCHPYLLKEMQAAQDPDEKQGLIAFDQALFGHMGFLLRNLGRAWWHNLTGGRWAHAPEGGVTVGYYRQLSRLSASFALVADLTSLILGGELKRREKLSGRLGDCLSHMYLLSGLLKRFEDDGQPQQDLPLLHWCSQRELYLIQQTFEDILANFPSRPVGWLLRGVLFPWGRRFRKPPDDLGRECASLLLSPSTTRDRLTAGIFLGSGREEDPMTRLEQAFEAVIAADEINGKLHQAAKEKGLKSLSLEEAVEGGVISEGEAKTVAKAKELTWEIITVDDFAPEELTGVGLEERKQAVSG, encoded by the coding sequence ATGGCTACTTTTCTCTCATCTTTGCGGCGCAATCTGATTAGTCGACCGGTACTCAATAGGATACGCCGCGTATTACCCCCTCTTTCAAAGACAGAGCAACAGGCATTGCATGCAGGCACAGTAAGTTGGGAGGCCGAACTCTTTTCCGGAAGGCCCGATTGGAAATATCTACATGATTTACCTCCGTCCCAGCTTACGGAGGAGGAGCAGGCCTTTATCGATGACCCTACCGAAGAACTCTGTCGGCTCCTGGATGATTGGGAAATTAACCATGAGCGGAAGGATTTGCCCCCCGAAGTTTGGCAGTTTATCAAGGATAATGGTTTTTGGGGAATGATTATCCCTAAGGCCTATGGAGGACTGGAGTTCTCGGCCTTGGCTCACTCCTCGGTCATTGTCAAATTGGCCAGCCGGAGTGTGACGGCTGCGGTGACTGTTATGGTACCTAACTCTTTGGGTCCCTCGGAGCTTTTGTTACTCTACGGCACTGAAGAACAAAAAAGCCATTATCTCCCCCGATTAGCCCGGGGCGAGGAGTTACCCTGTTTTGCCATGACAGGTCCTACCGCCGGTTCCGATGCCGCTTCCATGCCTGACTCAGGGATCATTTGCTATGGTGATTATCAAGGCAAGCGTACTTTGGGTATGCGGGTTTCCTGGAATAAACGCTACATTACTCTAGGTCCCGTTGCGACCGTATTAGGGCTGGCATTCCACTTATATGATCCGGAGCATCTGTTGGGGGAGAAGGAAGATATTGGCATTACCCTCGCCCTGGTTCCTACGGGCACGCCGGGCGTTCAAATTGGGCGGCGCCATTATCCTTCCTATCAAGCTTTTCAAAATGGTCCCACCACGGGCCAGGATGTGTTCATGCCCCTAGAGTGGATTATTGGCGGCCAGGAGCGGGTTGGCCAAGGGTGGCAGATGTTGATGGAGTGCCTTGGGGTAGGGCGCTCGGTATCTTTGCCCTCCCTAAGCACCGGGGCTGCCAAACTATGTGCCCGCACCACGGGGGATTACGCCCGGGTACGAAAACAATTTCACCTTCCCATTGGTAAGTTTGAGGGAGTAGAAGAGGTCCTGACGCGCATTGCGGCCAATGCCTACTTGCTCGATTCCCTTCGAACGACGACTACCGCGGTGGTTGATCAGGGGAATAAACCTTCCATTCTTTCCGCCATCGCCAAGTACCACTCCACTACGCGCATGCGGGAGAGCATCAATGATGCCATGGACGTGCATGGGGGCAAAGCTATTTGCGAAGGACCAAATAACTATCTGGCAAATAGCTACCATGCGATTCCCGTGTCCATTACCGTGGAAGGGGCAAATATCCTTACTCGAAGTATGATTATTTTCGGTCAGGGTGCGATTCGCTGCCATCCTTATCTTCTCAAAGAGATGCAAGCCGCTCAAGACCCGGATGAAAAGCAGGGGTTGATAGCCTTTGATCAGGCTCTTTTTGGGCATATGGGATTTTTGCTGCGCAATCTGGGTCGGGCCTGGTGGCATAATCTTACGGGTGGGCGTTGGGCCCATGCCCCGGAAGGGGGTGTCACGGTTGGCTATTATCGACAATTGAGTCGTCTCAGCGCCTCTTTTGCATTGGTTGCTGATCTTACCTCGTTAATTCTGGGGGGAGAGTTGAAACGGCGGGAGAAACTATCGGGTCGTCTAGGGGACTGTCTGAGCCATATGTATTTACTCAGTGGTCTTCTAAAGAGATTTGAGGATGATGGTCAGCCACAGCAAGATCTTCCCTTGCTGCATTGGTGTAGCCAGAGAGAACTTTATCTTATCCAACAGACATTCGAGGATATCTTGGCAAATTTTCCCTCCCGTCCTGTAGGTTGGCTATTGCGCGGGGTTCTTTTCCCTTGGGGCAGACGTTTCAGAAAGCCCCCAGATGACTTAGGGCGGGAGTGCGCTAGCCTGCTATTGTCCCCCTCTACCACACGAGATCGGCTGACGGCAGGAATTTTCCTGGGCAGTGGCAGAGAGGAAGATCCTATGACTCGTTTAGAACAAGCCTTTGAAGCGGTAATAGCTGCCGATGAAATTAATGGAAAGCTCCATCAAGCAGCTAAGGAGAAAGGGCTGAAAAGCCTCTCCCTTGAAGAGGCCGTGGAGGGGGGAGTTATTTCAGAGGGAGAGGCAAAGACGGTTGCGAAAGCCAAAGAACTGACCTGGGAAATCATTACTGTGGATGATTTTGCGCCGGAAGAACTCACTGGAGTGGGGCTTGAGGAACGGAAGCAAGCCGTATCAGGGTGA
- a CDS encoding acetyl-CoA hydrolase/transferase C-terminal domain-containing protein, giving the protein MLRNNKRPIYYTDVESCVENTLCKVGKHIVLGTPIGLGKPNHLINEFFRRAVQDPSLKLKIFTALTLTKPQWKNGLDRRLIEPLSTRIFGGYPELEYVSALKKNKVPPNIEIAEFYLQPGKFLNSLHAQQNFTSSNYTHVVRDALDSGVNVFAQLISSTQLVANENHYSLSCNPDLTPDIIFKMRQQERGGKKIAILGQVNPELPFMYGDALISPDDFDAIVDHPQYTFKLFAPPNMAINSADYMIGLHASTLIKDGGTIQLGIGSLGDAVTYFINMRHQHNSVYGDLLSESKTLDKFGNMIHNVGGINSFKEGLYANSEMFVEGFMQLYRSGVLKRKVYPHKTLQRLLNKKRISSQVSPETLSCLIEEKIIPPKLNAKAVALLQEWGIFKTEWAYQDGYLYSPRGMDIPADLTDTHAAEKIYHYCLGPQIKGGHLLHASFFLGPQRFYNFLRNLKTEERQQFCMKRISYVNQLYGDEDLKRLQRKDGRFFNSALMVTLDGAIISDKLEDGRTVSGVGGQYNFIAMAHALSDARSIIMLRSIREKHGEISSNIVWNYGHTTIPCHLRDIVITEYGIADLRGKNDREVIIALLKIADSRFQEALLKEAKKAGKIPKGYQIPDGFKDNYPERLEKHFHVYKAQGFVPELPFGTEFTPEEMVLMRVFELLQTMVAKKRFAIPNRHQLKMMTSTPESATAYLKRLQLDNPTTLKEKLMQKLVLYGLSQIGAI; this is encoded by the coding sequence ATGTTGAGAAATAATAAAAGACCCATTTACTATACCGATGTTGAAAGCTGTGTCGAAAATACTTTGTGCAAAGTGGGCAAGCACATCGTGCTTGGCACCCCCATTGGGCTAGGAAAACCTAACCACTTAATCAACGAATTCTTCCGTCGAGCAGTTCAAGATCCCAGCCTAAAATTAAAAATCTTTACGGCCCTAACTCTAACAAAACCACAATGGAAGAACGGGCTTGATCGCAGATTAATAGAGCCGCTTTCCACAAGAATTTTTGGCGGTTATCCTGAGCTCGAGTATGTTTCGGCACTTAAGAAGAACAAGGTTCCTCCAAATATAGAAATTGCTGAATTTTATTTACAACCTGGTAAATTTCTCAATAGCCTCCATGCCCAGCAAAATTTTACGAGTAGCAACTATACCCATGTGGTGCGAGACGCTTTAGATAGCGGTGTTAATGTTTTTGCCCAGCTTATTAGCAGCACTCAACTAGTAGCGAATGAGAATCACTATAGCCTAAGCTGCAATCCTGATCTTACTCCTGATATTATCTTTAAAATGCGTCAACAGGAACGGGGCGGAAAAAAAATTGCCATACTAGGTCAAGTCAATCCTGAGTTACCTTTTATGTACGGTGATGCACTGATATCGCCGGATGATTTTGACGCCATTGTGGACCATCCTCAATATACATTCAAACTCTTTGCCCCCCCCAACATGGCAATTAATTCGGCCGATTATATGATTGGGCTTCATGCCAGCACACTTATCAAGGACGGGGGAACAATTCAGCTTGGAATTGGTTCACTAGGGGATGCTGTCACCTATTTCATCAATATGAGACATCAACATAATTCCGTTTATGGCGATCTTTTATCGGAATCAAAAACCTTGGATAAATTTGGAAATATGATCCATAACGTGGGAGGAATAAACTCTTTTAAAGAAGGTCTCTATGCCAACAGCGAAATGTTCGTTGAAGGTTTCATGCAACTTTATCGTAGTGGAGTGCTAAAACGAAAAGTCTATCCCCATAAAACCCTTCAACGGCTCCTCAATAAAAAAAGAATTAGCAGCCAAGTTTCTCCAGAAACTTTGTCTTGCCTCATAGAAGAAAAAATCATCCCTCCCAAGCTTAACGCCAAAGCTGTTGCCCTACTACAAGAGTGGGGTATATTTAAAACAGAATGGGCATACCAAGATGGTTATCTCTACTCTCCTAGGGGGATGGACATCCCTGCCGACCTCACGGATACTCACGCTGCCGAGAAAATTTATCATTATTGCTTAGGGCCTCAGATCAAAGGAGGACATTTACTCCATGCAAGCTTCTTCCTGGGCCCCCAGCGATTTTATAATTTTCTACGGAATCTAAAAACAGAAGAACGTCAGCAGTTCTGTATGAAGAGGATCTCTTATGTTAATCAACTTTATGGTGATGAGGACCTCAAAAGACTACAAAGAAAAGATGGCCGCTTTTTTAATTCCGCCCTTATGGTCACCCTTGATGGTGCCATAATTTCAGATAAACTGGAAGATGGTCGTACCGTGAGTGGAGTCGGTGGTCAATACAATTTCATTGCCATGGCCCATGCTTTATCTGATGCCCGCTCCATTATCATGCTCCGGAGCATTAGAGAAAAACACGGCGAAATCAGTTCTAATATCGTCTGGAACTATGGTCATACCACCATTCCCTGCCATTTACGAGATATAGTGATAACCGAATACGGCATTGCTGATCTAAGAGGCAAAAATGATCGGGAAGTCATCATCGCCTTATTGAAGATTGCTGATTCTAGGTTTCAAGAAGCCCTACTCAAAGAAGCTAAAAAAGCAGGAAAAATTCCTAAAGGCTACCAAATTCCTGACGGTTTTAAAGATAACTATCCAGAGCGCCTTGAAAAGCATTTTCATGTTTATAAAGCACAGGGATTTGTCCCGGAACTACCCTTTGGCACTGAATTTACCCCGGAAGAAATGGTTTTAATGAGAGTGTTCGAATTACTTCAAACCATGGTGGCTAAAAAAAGGTTTGCTATCCCCAATAGGCATCAGCTCAAAATGATGACTTCTACACCAGAAAGCGCCACAGCCTACCTAAAGCGATTACAGCTGGATAATCCCACCACATTGAAAGAAAAATTAATGCAAAAATTGGTACTTTATGGACTTTCTCAAATCGGTGCAATCTAA
- a CDS encoding SOS response-associated peptidase, protein MCGRYTLHAPIEQLAAHFHLLQMQQLTPRFNIAPSQAVPVVRRESSQRELAMLRWGLIPSWAKEEKTSYSMINARAETIATKPAFRSAFRHRRCLIPADGFYEWKSAADGTKQPYYIRRRDGEVFAFAGLWEHWEGETGKCIDSCTIIVTDANKLIRPIHDRMPVILEPADYEAWLNPKNQDTHTLTALLRPYPPEKMDDYPVSRRVNRPANDDPECMVSIS, encoded by the coding sequence ATGTGTGGTCGTTATACCCTTCATGCTCCCATTGAACAGCTCGCTGCCCATTTTCATCTCCTTCAAATGCAACAGCTCACTCCCCGGTTCAATATTGCCCCTTCCCAAGCCGTTCCCGTCGTACGCAGGGAATCCTCCCAGAGAGAGTTGGCCATGCTACGCTGGGGGCTCATTCCCAGCTGGGCCAAGGAAGAAAAAACCTCCTATAGCATGATCAATGCCCGCGCTGAGACCATTGCTACTAAACCCGCCTTCCGGAGCGCATTCCGGCATCGGCGTTGCCTTATCCCTGCCGATGGATTCTACGAATGGAAATCAGCAGCGGATGGCACCAAACAACCCTACTATATCCGCCGGCGCGATGGCGAAGTGTTTGCCTTTGCTGGGCTCTGGGAACATTGGGAAGGGGAAACGGGCAAATGCATCGATTCCTGCACGATTATTGTCACCGACGCCAATAAACTCATTCGACCAATTCACGACCGAATGCCGGTCATCCTAGAACCTGCCGACTACGAAGCTTGGCTCAATCCCAAAAACCAAGATACCCATACCCTGACAGCGCTGTTAAGACCCTATCCGCCGGAAAAAATGGACGATTACCCCGTGAGCCGACGGGTGAATAGACCAGCGAATGATGATCCTGAATGTATGGTGTCTATAAGTTGA
- a CDS encoding DUF374 domain-containing protein, which translates to MKTDPVFCQTPVDPETTQLKIGVESETYYFCSSNCKDKFKRHPKKTKQPTLTRWQYGKVRLMGWLGYWIITIICRTIRWESQGDKYLEQIYAAGSRAILTFWHGRIFPATWYWRNRGIIVMASMNLDGEAMTHCIQRHGYSAVRGSSSRGGLKALSAMVKEIQQGRDAAFTIDGPRGPRHVAKVGPVILARKTGAAISCFHVSMKHKIQLNSWDGFQIPIPFTRAIVLKAPPIWVPSNASEDKMRQIHMRMQQVLEELCEQGDHWWN; encoded by the coding sequence ATGAAAACGGACCCCGTCTTCTGTCAAACTCCGGTAGATCCTGAGACTACCCAGTTAAAAATTGGCGTCGAGAGCGAAACCTATTATTTCTGCTCATCCAACTGCAAAGACAAGTTTAAACGTCACCCTAAAAAAACGAAACAACCGACCCTTACGCGGTGGCAATACGGCAAAGTTCGTCTCATGGGATGGCTGGGTTACTGGATCATCACCATCATTTGTCGCACCATTCGCTGGGAGTCTCAAGGAGATAAGTATCTGGAACAGATCTACGCGGCTGGCTCCCGCGCGATCCTCACCTTCTGGCATGGTCGCATTTTCCCGGCAACCTGGTACTGGCGGAACCGGGGCATCATTGTCATGGCTAGCATGAACTTGGATGGCGAGGCAATGACCCACTGCATTCAACGCCATGGGTATAGTGCCGTCCGCGGCTCTAGCTCACGGGGCGGCTTGAAAGCCCTCTCCGCGATGGTGAAGGAGATCCAGCAGGGACGTGACGCCGCTTTCACCATCGATGGTCCCAGGGGTCCGCGACATGTGGCGAAAGTCGGTCCCGTTATTCTCGCCCGAAAGACAGGAGCAGCAATCTCCTGCTTTCATGTTTCAATGAAACACAAAATCCAACTCAATAGTTGGGATGGATTTCAAATCCCGATACCTTTCACCCGAGCAATCGTTTTGAAGGCACCTCCAATTTGGGTCCCCTCGAATGCCAGCGAAGACAAAATGCGCCAAATCCACATGCGGATGCAACAGGTCCTAGAGGAGCTTTGCGAACAAGGAGATCACTGGTGGAACTGA